In Hermetia illucens chromosome 1, iHerIll2.2.curated.20191125, whole genome shotgun sequence, one genomic interval encodes:
- the LOC119647041 gene encoding cytochrome b-c1 complex subunit Rieske, mitochondrial, whose product MVTNFLKNMLSKTVAAARHLTQKRAYTSYKDISVPDFEPYRRESTKSYCKRPPSPGNEFKRKSFTYGVGAGLIVGGLYLTKGTVHGLVKYMAASADVLALAQIEVDLTQIAEGVNATFKWRGKPLFILHRTPAEIEREKAVPVSSLRDPATDEERCQRPEWLIVIGVCTHLGCVPIAHAGDFGGYYCPCHGSHFDAAGRVRKGPAPLNLTVPEYKFDENSVIVG is encoded by the exons atggTTACTAACTTTCTTAAAAATATGTTAAGCAAAACTGTCGCTGCAGCTCGTCATCTAACACAAAAACGAGCATATACTTCGTACAAAGATATTTCGGTTCCAGATTTTGAACCATATCGCCGCGAATCTACGAAAAGTTATTGCAAAAGACCACCCTCCCCAGGCAATGAATTCAAACGCAAGTCATTCACTTACGGAGTTGGAGCAG GTTTGATAGTCGGTGGCCTCTACCTCACCAAAGGTACTGTCCATGGTCTTGTGAAATATATGGCTGCATCTGCTGATGTCCTTGCATTAGCCCAAATCGAGGTAGACCTAACGCAAATCGCAGAAGGTGTTAACGCCACTTTCAAGTGGAGGGGTAAACCTCTTTTCATTTTGCATCGTACTCCAGCAGAAATTGAACGAGAAAAGGCTGTCCCAGTTTCGTCACTCAGGGACCCAGCCACGGATGAAGAACGTTGTCAGAGACCAGAATGGCTTATTGTAATTGGAGTTTGCACGCATTTGGGATGCGTCCCTATAGCGCATGCAGGTGATTTTGGGGGCTACTATTGTCCATGCCATGGTTCACACTTTGATGCTGCGGGGAGAGTTCGCAAAGGGCCGGCACCTTTAAATTTGACTGTCCCAGAatataaatttgatgaaaattccgTTATTGTTGGTTGA
- the LOC119661695 gene encoding la protein homolog — MTEVIAETPATEPAPEAEKPAPTGEELEKLEADIIRQIEYYFGDANLVRDKFLQEQITKDDGWVPFDVLFTFKRLAALSTNVDVVCNALQKSEEGLIEVSEDKTKIRRHPEHPVPELNEERRKEIASRTAYSKGFPVDAEMSDLIDFFAPYEKVVNIVMRKYHDKPTKTYKFKGSVFVTFAKKEQCEDYINKEKVEYKGTDIIRKWQEKYLEDKKEERSSKKKNKKQPAEPEINLPKGAVIHFEGCGDSTTWEQVKEAIVQLGGEVAYIEYTRGDKSGYVRLQQENSAQPFLDKVEDKKIKLADDTELTLRTLTEEEEKEFLKKAVEHMKSRRNNQNKRKFGNNRKRRPEAAAEDEPPAKKDDK, encoded by the exons ATGACTGAGGTTATTGCCGAAACTCCAGCAACTGAACCTGCCCCGGAGGCAGAGAAACCAGCGCCCAccggagaggaactggaaaaatTGGAAGCTGACATCATTCGGCAGATCGAGTATTACTTTGGTGACGCAAATTTAGTGCGTGACAAGTTCCTGCAAGAACAGATCACCAAGGACGATGGCTGGGTTCCGTTCGATGTCCTCTTCACCTTCAAGCGCTTGGCCGCTTTGAGTACGAACGTCGATGTCGTTTGCAATGCACTGCAAAAGTCGGAGGAGGGACTCATTGAGGTCAGCGAGGATAAGACTAAAATTAGGCGCCATCCCGAGCACCCGGTACCCGAACTGAATGAGGAACGGCGAAAGGAAATCGCTTCGCGTACTGCCTACAGTAAAGGGTTCCCAGTCGATGCCGAGATGTCTGACTTGATCGATTTCTTCGCGCCCTATGAGAAGGTGGTGAACATTGTGATGAGGAAATACCACGACAAACCCACGAAGACGTACAAGTTCAAGGGCAGCGTGTTCGTTACTTTCGCCAAGAAGGAGCAATGCGAGGATTACATCAACAAGGAGAAG GTCGAGTACAAAGGCACCGATATCATTCGCAAATGGCAAGAGAAATATCTGGAAGATAAGAAGGAAGAACGAAGCtcgaaaaagaagaacaagaagCAACCGGCTGAGCCCGAAATCAACCTACCAAAGGGTGCCGTGATCCACTTCGAAGGATGTGGCGACAGCACGACCTGGGAACAAGTCAAAGAGGCCATTGTGCAGTTGGGCGGTGAAGTGGCGTACATAGAATACACCAGAGGTGACAAGAGTGGTTATGTCCGTCTGCAGCAAGAGAACAGTGCCCAGCCGTTCCTGGATAAGGTGGAGGATAAGAAG ATCAAACTCGCAGACGACACAGAACTAACGCTTCGCACTCTCACCGAAGAGGAAGAGAAGGAGTTCCTCAAGAAAGCAGTCGAGCATATGAAGTCGAGGCGAAACAATCAGAATAAGCGCAAGTTCGGAAATAACAGGAAGCGCCGACCAGAGGCCGCAGCAGAGGATGAGCCGCCAGCAAAGAAGGACGACAAATAA